Genomic window (Paraburkholderia phenazinium):
CGCGAAGAGGTGATCCAGTACATCTATAACAAGTACGGGCGTGACCGCGCGGCGATTGCGGCGGCGGTGTCCACCTACCGGCCGCGCGGCGCGCTGCGTGAGACGGGCAAGGCGCTGGGCATCGATGCGCAGATTGTCGATGCGGTCGCGAAGTCCCATCACTGGTTCGACAATAGTCACGATCTGCTGAAACACTTTGAAGAGACGGGCCTCGATCCGGAAAAGCCGTTGATTCAGGCTTGGGCGAGACTGGCGTCGCAATTGCTCAATTTCCCGCGGCATTTATCGCAGCATTCCGGCGGTTTCGTCATCAGCCGCGGCAAGCTTACACGTCTTGTACCGGTCGAGAACGCGGCAATGGCGGATCGCCAGGTGATTGAATGGGACAAGAACGATCTCGAATCGCTTGGACTCCTCAAGGTTGACGTGCTTGCACTCGGTATGTTGTCGGCGATCCGGCGCATGCTGGATCTTGTATCGGCGCGGCGCGGCAAGCGCCTCGAGATACAGGACATACCGGATGGTGACGAAAAGACCTACGACATGATTTGCCGCGCCGATACGATCGGTGTATTCCAGATCGAATCGCGTGCGCAGATGAGCATGCTGCCGCGTTTGCAACCGCGCACGTACTACGACCTCGTCATCGAGGTGGCCATTGTGCGTCCTGGCCCGATCCAGGGTGGCGCCGTGCATCCTTATTTGCGTCGGCGGCAGGGATTGGAGCCTGAAATTTATCCGAGCGATAGCCTGCGCGAGGCCTTGGAGCGCACGAAGGGCGTACCGATTTTCCAGGAGCAGGTGATGCAGGTGGCGATGATCGCGGCCGGTTTCACGGCAGGCGAAGCCGATGAGTTGCGCCGTGCGATGGCTGCATGGAAGCGCAAGGGCGGGCTGGAGAAGTACTACCACCGCATCGTCAACGGGATGGAGGAGCGGGGCTACGAGCGCAGCTTTGCCGAGGCGATCTTCGAGCAGATCAAGGGCTTCGGCGAATATGGCTTTCCGGAGAGCCATGCGGCAAGTTTCGCCTTGCTCGTCTATACGAGCAGCTGGTTGAAGTGTCACGAGCCCGAGGCTTTTCTCGCCGCCCTGCTCAACAGCCAGCCAATGGGTTTCTACTCGCCGTCGCAGCTTGTGCAGGATGCGCAGCGGCATGGCGTCAAGGTGTTGCCGGTCGATGTGACCGTTAGCGGATGGGATTCGACGCTCGAGGCAAGCGAAGGGGCCGAGCGCCCAGCGGTCCGTCTTGGGCTGTCGCTGCTGCGCGGGATGAAAGACGGCGCAGCAGAGCGCATCGAGAATGCGCGTGCGGTGCGGCCGTTCAGGAGCGTGCATGACCTGGCCCGCCGCGCGCAACTCAACCGGCACGATCTGCACGTGCTGGCCGATGCGAATGCGCTGGCCGCGCTCGCGGGTAATCGTCGTGAGGCGTTGTGGCATTCGGTGGCCGCGGTACCCGACAAGGACATGCTGGCCGTCGCCGCCGTACAGGACGACACGCCGGAACTGGGCGCGCCATCGGAGGCGAATGATATCGTCGCGGACTACCGGTCCGCGGGGCTGACACTTGGCCGCCATCCGCTCGAATTGCTGCGGCCTCAACTGCTGGCCAACCGGCTAATGCCGGCGGCGACGCTGCGCAGTTATCCTAATGGACGGCTGGCGCGCGGCTGCGGGATCGTCACGGTTCGGCAGCGGCCGGGCACGGCGAAAGGCGTGATCTTCGTGACACTCGAAGACGAGACCGGCAACGTCAATGTGATCGTGTGGCCGGGTTTGCTCGAAAAGCAGCGCAAAGAGGTGTTGGGGGCGTCGTTGCTCGCGGTGTACGGCGTCTGGCAGTGTGAAGGGGAGGTGCGGCACCTTGTGGCGCAACGGCTGGTTGATATGTCGCATCTGCTAAATGGACTGCAGTCCACCAGCAGGAATTTTTGCTGACGCAATCAGCTCTCGACGGCTCGCCACAACGCGCCGCGATCTACGGCGAGATGAGGC
Coding sequences:
- a CDS encoding error-prone DNA polymerase → MDSTFTALPAYAELFCFSNFTFLHGASHAEELVERAVQLGYAGLAVTDECSLAGVVRAHVAAKEAELPLVIGSYFQLRNADGSPAFGLILLAQNREGYGNLSELITLARTRAPKGEYRLTPHDLSRPDRDNAHLRGMPDCLAILVPAFPAKEEALEAQIEWLDETFPDRAWVGLVLHQRAMDDIHRGAIEYVADRQNVPVIALGNVVMHVRSRKPLQDTMTAIRVGKPVHECGYDLAPNAEQHLRSRLRIANLYPEHTLRETISLLGRCKFSLKELRYEYPDELVPKGFTPTEYLRQETYIGAQQRFPSGISDKDRQQIEKELALIADLEYEPYFLTVYDIVRYARSQRILCQGRGSAANSIVCFCLGITAVDPARSNMLFERFISKERNEPPDIDVDFEHQRREEVIQYIYNKYGRDRAAIAAAVSTYRPRGALRETGKALGIDAQIVDAVAKSHHWFDNSHDLLKHFEETGLDPEKPLIQAWARLASQLLNFPRHLSQHSGGFVISRGKLTRLVPVENAAMADRQVIEWDKNDLESLGLLKVDVLALGMLSAIRRMLDLVSARRGKRLEIQDIPDGDEKTYDMICRADTIGVFQIESRAQMSMLPRLQPRTYYDLVIEVAIVRPGPIQGGAVHPYLRRRQGLEPEIYPSDSLREALERTKGVPIFQEQVMQVAMIAAGFTAGEADELRRAMAAWKRKGGLEKYYHRIVNGMEERGYERSFAEAIFEQIKGFGEYGFPESHAASFALLVYTSSWLKCHEPEAFLAALLNSQPMGFYSPSQLVQDAQRHGVKVLPVDVTVSGWDSTLEASEGAERPAVRLGLSLLRGMKDGAAERIENARAVRPFRSVHDLARRAQLNRHDLHVLADANALAALAGNRREALWHSVAAVPDKDMLAVAAVQDDTPELGAPSEANDIVADYRSAGLTLGRHPLELLRPQLLANRLMPAATLRSYPNGRLARGCGIVTVRQRPGTAKGVIFVTLEDETGNVNVIVWPGLLEKQRKEVLGASLLAVYGVWQCEGEVRHLVAQRLVDMSHLLNGLQSTSRNFC